The following coding sequences lie in one Negativicoccus succinicivorans genomic window:
- the murG gene encoding undecaprenyldiphospho-muramoylpentapeptide beta-N-acetylglucosaminyltransferase: MKRRVIISGGGTGGHIYPALTIADAIRQVTDVEFLYVGSENGLETELVPKANIPFISLRLHGFERRLTPKNGKTAWEALQSVAKAGSILRDFHPDIVIGTGGYVCGPMLLAAALSGVPTLIQEQNVVPGITNRLLSKVVRKIALGYEEAAAQFHQPKKIVVTGNPVRRDILAAQRDVSRKRLGLPDDAFVLLAAGGSRGARVINQAMQEVLTRYQTNTGIVVMHVTGEQEYERFMQGFTLTDEKNKHLRVYPYLHTMPDALAAADLVVYRAGAVGLAELTALGRPSILVPYPYAAADHQRRNAAVLAQRGAAVVIENEDLTGALLYETIESLRQNRTRLESMASASRSLGRPQAAEDIAKLALSMMG; the protein is encoded by the coding sequence ATGAAGCGACGAGTAATTATTTCCGGCGGCGGTACCGGCGGGCACATTTATCCCGCACTGACGATTGCGGATGCGATTCGCCAAGTAACAGATGTGGAATTCTTATATGTCGGCAGTGAAAATGGCTTAGAAACAGAACTGGTTCCCAAAGCGAATATTCCGTTTATAAGTTTGCGACTGCACGGATTTGAGCGCCGACTGACTCCTAAAAACGGAAAAACGGCCTGGGAAGCGTTACAAAGCGTAGCGAAAGCAGGGTCTATCTTGCGAGACTTTCATCCGGATATTGTGATCGGTACCGGTGGGTATGTCTGCGGTCCCATGCTATTGGCTGCGGCTTTGAGCGGTGTTCCGACACTGATTCAGGAACAGAATGTGGTGCCGGGGATAACCAATCGCTTGCTGTCCAAAGTGGTTCGTAAAATTGCGCTTGGCTATGAAGAAGCCGCGGCACAATTCCATCAACCTAAAAAAATTGTGGTGACAGGAAATCCTGTGCGTCGGGACATTTTAGCCGCGCAACGAGATGTCAGCAGAAAGCGGTTGGGACTGCCCGACGATGCATTCGTGCTTCTTGCTGCCGGTGGCAGTCGCGGTGCGCGCGTGATTAATCAAGCGATGCAGGAAGTTCTCACACGTTACCAAACCAATACAGGAATAGTAGTGATGCATGTCACCGGTGAGCAGGAGTATGAAAGATTCATGCAGGGATTCACGCTGACCGACGAAAAGAATAAACATTTGCGGGTGTATCCTTATTTACATACGATGCCCGATGCGCTGGCAGCGGCCGATTTGGTGGTGTATCGTGCCGGCGCGGTGGGATTGGCCGAACTTACGGCGCTCGGTCGGCCGTCGATCTTGGTGCCGTATCCGTATGCAGCTGCGGATCATCAACGACGTAACGCAGCGGTCTTGGCGCAAAGAGGTGCAGCGGTGGTCATCGAAAATGAAGATTTGACCGGTGCGTTGTTATATGAGACGATAGAATCGTTGCGGCAAAACCGAACACGTTTAGAGTCGATGGCGTCTGCCAGTCGTTCTTTAGGTAGACCGCAAGCGGCGGAAGACATTGCGAAATTAGCACTTTCAATGATGGGATAA
- the mraY gene encoding phospho-N-acetylmuramoyl-pentapeptide-transferase has protein sequence MSIYSNFVVCVLAALFMLLFGAIGLPILRRLNARQEVREEGPQSHRKKAGTPTMGGILMILAFLTTLLLAGNWSSAYGWLLFLVLGHFALGLSDDAIKALHHRNLGLTAKQKLAGQIFLAAIFAYALTDSLGLPTSLHIPLLDNNISLGNFYYLFAMIVIVGTTNAVNLTDGLDGLAAGISALVAAAFVWLSLSARDLELAQFPAALAGVCLGFLVFNYHPAKVFMGDTGALALGAAFAGLALVTRTELLLVIIGGVFVMEAVSVILQVASFKTTGRRLFRMSPLHHHFELGGWSEVRVVHTFWLAALLCVGVGISLTI, from the coding sequence ATGAGTATTTATTCAAATTTTGTGGTATGTGTGTTGGCCGCACTGTTTATGCTGCTTTTCGGTGCCATCGGTTTGCCGATATTGCGCCGACTGAATGCGCGACAGGAAGTGCGGGAAGAAGGGCCGCAATCCCATCGCAAAAAAGCAGGCACCCCAACCATGGGTGGCATTTTAATGATCTTGGCATTTCTCACAACATTGCTTTTGGCCGGGAATTGGAGCTCGGCTTACGGTTGGTTGCTTTTTTTAGTACTGGGACATTTTGCTCTCGGTCTGAGTGATGATGCTATCAAAGCACTGCATCATCGCAACTTGGGACTGACTGCGAAACAAAAACTGGCCGGACAAATTTTTTTGGCGGCGATCTTTGCGTATGCATTGACGGATTCTCTGGGACTACCGACATCGCTTCATATACCGTTACTTGATAACAATATATCGCTCGGTAATTTTTATTATCTTTTTGCAATGATTGTTATCGTCGGAACGACGAATGCAGTGAATTTAACCGACGGCTTGGACGGCTTGGCTGCCGGTATCAGCGCACTCGTAGCGGCTGCGTTTGTTTGGTTGAGCCTCAGTGCGCGCGATTTAGAATTGGCGCAATTTCCCGCCGCGTTGGCCGGTGTTTGCTTAGGGTTTTTGGTATTTAATTACCATCCCGCAAAGGTTTTTATGGGAGACACAGGGGCATTGGCGTTGGGCGCTGCGTTTGCGGGACTGGCTTTGGTCACGCGGACAGAGCTGCTTTTGGTGATTATCGGCGGTGTATTCGTAATGGAGGCCGTATCGGTTATTTTACAGGTGGCATCATTTAAAACTACAGGCCGCCGCCTGTTTCGCATGAGTCCTTTGCATCATCACTTTGAACTGGGGGGCTGGTCGGAAGTGAGGGTGGTTCATACTTTTTGGCTGGCGGCGCTACTCTGTGTCGGCGTCGGTATTTCTTTAACAATCTAG
- a CDS encoding UDP-N-acetylmuramoyl-L-alanyl-D-glutamate--2,6-diaminopimelate ligase: MKTVAQLVSVLENGVCRGDNGKQITNLSTDSRKIEADGLFICLRGVHADGHKFVASAMANGAVAIICDHYLDEFPELTQIVVADTVAAMQTMVPFFYDYPARSLRMIGVTGTNGKTTVTHMIAHILEDAGYCVGIIGTVNTVINGVSEPVHNTTPDVDLLQNTLFRMREAGVTHVVMEVSSHALALGRVAGCKYDTAVFTNLTQDHLDFHKTMDNYAAAKAKLFAMVAESEDNESKAAVINADDLYSKVMQDPVLHSRCRLLTYGQNKDAALYISDVAISAQGAKGTLHYDGVQWPFTIQSSGMFNVYNSLAAVGAALMEGIAMSRVLASMASFIAVAGRFERVDEGQNFTVIVDYAHTPDGLENILRTAREITDGRVLLAFGCGGDRDAKKRPIMGAVAAKLADSIVITSDNPRSENPEEIIREVYAGAQPNASATVTIACETDRATAIYNIIAQAQSGDVVLIAGKGHETYQILNSGTIHFDDREVAREALRGE; encoded by the coding sequence ATGAAAACAGTCGCGCAGTTAGTATCGGTCCTGGAGAATGGGGTGTGTCGAGGGGACAATGGAAAACAAATTACCAACCTCAGCACTGATTCTCGCAAAATAGAAGCTGACGGACTTTTTATTTGTCTTCGCGGGGTACATGCGGACGGACATAAGTTTGTGGCCAGCGCTATGGCTAACGGTGCCGTTGCGATTATTTGCGATCATTACTTGGATGAGTTTCCGGAATTAACGCAAATTGTTGTCGCCGACACGGTAGCCGCTATGCAGACTATGGTACCTTTTTTCTACGACTACCCGGCGCGTTCATTGCGAATGATCGGCGTTACCGGAACCAATGGCAAAACGACGGTCACGCATATGATTGCGCACATTTTAGAAGACGCCGGATATTGTGTAGGGATTATCGGGACAGTAAATACGGTGATTAATGGTGTATCCGAACCGGTGCATAATACAACTCCGGACGTCGACTTGCTTCAAAACACATTGTTTCGCATGCGTGAGGCGGGTGTTACTCATGTTGTCATGGAAGTGTCTTCTCATGCATTGGCATTGGGACGTGTGGCCGGCTGTAAATATGACACCGCGGTATTTACCAACTTGACGCAGGACCATTTGGATTTTCATAAAACAATGGATAATTATGCCGCGGCGAAAGCAAAGCTTTTTGCGATGGTAGCGGAAAGTGAAGACAATGAATCGAAGGCGGCAGTGATCAATGCTGACGATTTGTATAGTAAGGTTATGCAAGATCCCGTGTTGCACTCCCGCTGTCGTTTGCTTACATATGGACAAAATAAAGACGCCGCTTTATATATCAGCGACGTCGCCATTTCCGCACAAGGAGCTAAGGGAACACTGCATTATGATGGAGTGCAATGGCCTTTTACGATCCAAAGCAGCGGCATGTTTAATGTGTACAACAGTTTGGCAGCGGTAGGTGCCGCTCTTATGGAGGGGATTGCCATGTCGCGAGTGCTTGCCAGCATGGCTAGTTTTATCGCTGTAGCGGGACGCTTTGAGCGGGTAGATGAAGGACAGAATTTCACAGTTATCGTTGATTATGCCCATACGCCGGATGGTTTGGAAAATATTTTGCGAACTGCTCGTGAGATTACCGATGGCCGAGTGCTATTGGCTTTCGGTTGCGGTGGTGATCGAGACGCAAAAAAACGTCCGATTATGGGAGCGGTTGCCGCTAAGCTGGCAGACTCTATTGTTATTACAAGCGATAATCCGCGAAGCGAAAACCCGGAAGAAATTATTCGTGAAGTTTATGCCGGTGCTCAACCAAACGCATCTGCAACAGTTACGATTGCATGTGAAACGGATCGTGCCACCGCCATTTATAATATCATTGCCCAGGCTCAGTCGGGGGATGTTGTTTTGATTGCAGGGAAAGGGCATGAAACATACCAAATTTTAAATAGTGGTACAATTCATTTTGATGATCGTGAAGTAGCGCGTGAAGCATTGCGGGGAGAATAA
- a CDS encoding UDP-N-acetylmuramoyl-tripeptide--D-alanyl-D-alanine ligase: protein MAAFTEAEIIQATEAVKLQGSEDVAVGSISTDTRGELSGCLFVPLKGERFDGHDYLQQAVEKGAVAVLCDREIAALPKEVAVYRVKQTRRALEDLAAYHRRRFALPVIAVTGSSGKTTTKELIASVLAQKFRVHKTEKNHNNEIGLAQTLLSLQPEDEVCVVEMGMRARGEIKRLAEVAAPTIGVVTNVGVAHLERLGSQDAIAAAKQELIESIPENGTAVLNWNDKRVRSMASVCHGRVISYGIEPQANVQALDIQYGLGKTKFTCRIFDEVFPVTLPLLGAHNVANALATVAVARVLGLSANRIQRALADAVAGELRQEIIDRSGIRFVNDAYNANPLSMAASLTSLSQFGEGRYVAVIGDMLELGPDEVAMHEELATAVIAAGITELITVGPLARALGEAVKKQSHVNVHSVANTNEVMPLLKPLLQEGDIVLIKGSHSLRLDTLVTEWSNS from the coding sequence ATGGCAGCGTTTACAGAAGCAGAAATCATTCAAGCAACAGAAGCCGTAAAACTTCAGGGCTCTGAAGATGTAGCGGTAGGTAGTATCAGTACGGATACCCGCGGTGAACTTTCCGGATGTCTATTTGTGCCGTTAAAAGGGGAGCGTTTCGATGGACACGATTACTTGCAACAAGCGGTTGAGAAAGGAGCTGTTGCGGTGCTCTGTGATCGGGAGATAGCGGCGCTGCCTAAAGAAGTGGCTGTGTATCGAGTCAAGCAAACGCGTCGCGCACTGGAAGATCTCGCCGCGTATCATCGGCGACGTTTTGCGTTACCGGTCATTGCCGTTACCGGATCCAGCGGTAAAACTACTACTAAAGAATTGATTGCAAGCGTACTTGCGCAAAAGTTTAGAGTACATAAGACTGAAAAAAATCATAATAACGAAATCGGTTTAGCGCAGACGTTACTTTCATTGCAACCGGAAGACGAAGTGTGTGTGGTCGAGATGGGGATGCGTGCACGCGGCGAAATCAAGCGTTTGGCAGAAGTTGCGGCACCGACGATTGGGGTAGTTACGAATGTCGGAGTGGCGCATCTGGAACGACTTGGGAGTCAGGACGCCATTGCCGCTGCTAAGCAAGAATTAATTGAATCCATTCCGGAAAATGGTACGGCTGTGTTAAACTGGAATGATAAACGGGTACGCAGCATGGCATCCGTTTGTCACGGTCGAGTAATTAGTTACGGAATTGAGCCGCAGGCAAATGTGCAGGCACTCGATATTCAATACGGACTTGGTAAAACTAAATTTACCTGTCGGATTTTCGATGAAGTGTTTCCTGTCACCTTACCGCTTTTAGGCGCACATAACGTGGCTAACGCGTTAGCGACGGTGGCTGTTGCACGTGTTTTGGGACTGTCGGCAAATCGTATTCAACGGGCACTTGCGGACGCTGTAGCCGGAGAACTTCGCCAGGAAATCATAGATCGAAGCGGAATCCGCTTTGTTAATGATGCGTATAATGCTAATCCGCTTTCCATGGCAGCATCTCTGACCTCCTTATCTCAATTTGGTGAGGGACGCTACGTTGCGGTGATCGGCGACATGCTGGAGTTGGGACCGGATGAAGTAGCCATGCATGAAGAACTTGCTACTGCGGTGATTGCGGCAGGAATTACGGAACTTATTACAGTCGGCCCGCTAGCACGCGCTCTGGGAGAGGCGGTAAAAAAGCAAAGTCACGTGAATGTACACAGCGTTGCAAATACAAATGAAGTAATGCCGTTGTTAAAACCGCTGTTGCAGGAAGGTGATATTGTTTTAATCAAGGGGTCACACTCCCTGCGTTTGGACACACTGGTAACTGAATGGAGTAATTCATAA
- the mraZ gene encoding division/cell wall cluster transcriptional repressor MraZ, with translation MGKYSHSVDAKGRMIIPAGFRAELGERFVITRGLDACVTVYPLERWEQVAERLQQLSSTRKEVRMLIRFLIGGSSEVECDKQGRILLPAHLRDYAQIKREAVVVGTGNQLEIWSKTQLEAQEEAARDSISDVAAGIDLPIDFSL, from the coding sequence ATGGGAAAGTATTCCCACTCGGTGGACGCCAAGGGCAGAATGATTATTCCCGCCGGGTTTCGCGCAGAGTTGGGCGAACGTTTTGTAATTACGCGCGGTTTGGACGCTTGCGTTACCGTTTATCCGCTCGAACGGTGGGAGCAAGTGGCGGAACGGCTACAGCAGCTTTCCAGCACGCGCAAAGAAGTGCGTATGCTGATTCGCTTTTTGATTGGTGGCAGTAGTGAAGTAGAATGCGACAAGCAGGGACGTATTTTGCTCCCAGCGCATTTACGAGACTATGCCCAAATCAAGCGGGAAGCGGTTGTAGTCGGTACCGGCAATCAGCTTGAAATTTGGAGCAAAACTCAGCTGGAGGCACAGGAAGAGGCCGCCAGAGATTCTATTAGTGATGTGGCGGCAGGAATTGATCTGCCGATTGACTTCAGTTTGTAG
- the murC gene encoding UDP-N-acetylmuramate--L-alanine ligase, whose translation MNLDQYKKFHFVGIGGVGMRALTYILLQRGYMVTGSDQEDDAVFAKFRDHGAVIYLGHDASHVDGADVVVVSTAIRPNNPEVVAAKEKGIPVMHRSDILAAILNDGCGIAVAGAHGKTTTTSMLGQVFEEAGVDPTIVIGGEVDYLKGNSKAGKGPHVIAEADESDGSFLKLRPAFAVVTNIEDDHLDYYGSMERLEAAFVEFIHSLDEKQGRAILCIENKVIRKLLPQVKCAYVTYGFSPEATYSATDLAYVDGCLHFTLLKEQQRLGKVMLQVPGKYNVLNALATIATALAAGLSLPDIIEALGHFAGTKRRFQTLYRSSDYWLVTDYAHHPTEIKATLAAAKEIGVKRVICVFQPHRYSRTDLLRNEFADAFHDADLTVFTDIYAAGEDPRDNVDGTLLPNMVKATGDEASYVQDIATIPEYLDTIRKPGDLIIMMGAGNINECSYLVKQRWEQQDETVGQN comes from the coding sequence ATGAATTTGGATCAATATAAAAAATTTCATTTTGTAGGAATTGGCGGCGTGGGAATGCGTGCGCTGACCTATATCTTGTTACAACGAGGCTATATGGTTACCGGCTCCGATCAGGAAGACGACGCGGTGTTTGCAAAATTTCGTGATCACGGAGCGGTCATTTATCTTGGCCATGATGCTTCTCATGTGGATGGGGCTGACGTAGTTGTTGTATCCACGGCTATTCGCCCGAACAATCCGGAAGTGGTGGCAGCCAAAGAAAAAGGTATCCCTGTCATGCATCGCTCGGATATTTTAGCAGCTATTTTAAATGACGGTTGCGGCATTGCCGTCGCCGGAGCCCATGGTAAAACCACAACCACATCCATGCTGGGGCAGGTCTTTGAAGAAGCCGGCGTCGATCCGACCATCGTTATCGGGGGCGAGGTAGATTACTTAAAAGGCAATTCGAAAGCGGGGAAAGGTCCGCATGTTATTGCCGAAGCCGATGAAAGCGACGGATCATTCTTAAAACTTCGACCGGCTTTTGCGGTAGTTACCAATATTGAAGATGATCATTTAGATTACTACGGGTCGATGGAAAGGTTGGAAGCAGCTTTTGTGGAATTCATTCATTCCCTGGATGAAAAACAGGGCCGAGCTATTTTGTGTATAGAAAACAAAGTTATTCGCAAACTGTTACCACAGGTTAAGTGTGCTTATGTTACCTACGGGTTTTCTCCGGAGGCAACCTACTCGGCCACTGATTTAGCATATGTCGACGGTTGTCTGCATTTTACCTTGCTCAAAGAACAGCAACGTTTAGGGAAGGTGATGCTGCAGGTTCCGGGCAAATATAATGTGCTTAACGCATTGGCAACGATTGCGACGGCGCTTGCGGCCGGTTTATCGTTGCCGGATATCATTGAGGCTTTGGGGCACTTTGCCGGCACAAAACGACGTTTTCAAACACTATATCGGAGCTCGGATTATTGGTTGGTTACCGATTATGCGCATCATCCGACAGAAATTAAAGCGACGCTTGCCGCCGCTAAAGAAATTGGCGTGAAGCGAGTGATTTGCGTATTTCAGCCACACCGTTATTCACGTACGGATTTATTACGAAACGAATTTGCGGACGCATTTCATGATGCCGATTTGACGGTTTTTACGGACATTTACGCTGCCGGTGAAGATCCGCGGGATAATGTCGATGGTACTTTATTGCCGAATATGGTAAAGGCAACGGGAGACGAAGCGAGTTACGTGCAGGATATAGCGACGATTCCGGAATACTTAGATACCATTCGTAAGCCCGGCGATCTTATTATTATGATGGGAGCGGGCAATATTAATGAATGCAGTTACCTGGTTAAACAAAGGTGGGAACAACAGGATGAAACTGTGGGACAAAACTAA
- the rsmH gene encoding 16S rRNA (cytosine(1402)-N(4))-methyltransferase RsmH, with protein MFHHVTVLLKETVDGVVQNPHGIYVDMTLGGGGHSHEIASRLAPDGFLIGIDRDSDALQAARQRLEKMHCRIHLVQRNYIEINEVVNELGIAGVDGIVCDLGVSSYQLDTEERGFSYQHDAPLDMRMDQRQELTAATVVNTYSAKELAQVIREYGEERFANRIAQRIVARREDHPLTTTGELVEVIKAAIPAAKRRTGPHPAKRTFQAIRIEVNGELRGLETAVRNAVKALNSGGKIGIISFHSLEDRIIKHTFRDLARDCICPPELPVCQCGHKATLRNVSKAIRPTEQELENNPRARSAILRVAEKV; from the coding sequence ATGTTTCATCACGTAACCGTCTTACTGAAAGAAACTGTCGATGGTGTCGTACAGAACCCTCATGGCATATACGTCGACATGACACTGGGCGGCGGCGGTCATTCGCATGAAATTGCCTCACGACTTGCTCCGGACGGATTCCTGATCGGCATCGATCGGGATTCGGACGCTTTGCAGGCAGCTCGCCAACGACTAGAGAAAATGCACTGCCGGATTCATTTAGTGCAGCGAAATTATATAGAAATCAACGAAGTAGTCAATGAACTGGGAATTGCCGGCGTGGATGGAATCGTTTGTGATTTAGGGGTTTCTTCTTACCAATTAGATACAGAAGAACGAGGATTTTCATATCAGCATGACGCACCCCTGGATATGCGGATGGATCAACGCCAGGAGCTAACGGCGGCAACGGTTGTCAATACGTATTCCGCAAAAGAACTTGCGCAAGTCATTCGGGAGTACGGAGAAGAGCGATTTGCCAATCGCATTGCGCAACGCATTGTGGCACGACGAGAAGATCACCCACTTACCACCACCGGAGAATTGGTAGAAGTTATCAAAGCGGCGATTCCGGCAGCCAAGCGGCGTACCGGTCCACACCCTGCGAAACGAACGTTTCAAGCCATACGGATCGAGGTCAACGGCGAGTTGAGAGGTTTGGAAACGGCCGTGCGCAATGCGGTAAAAGCATTGAACTCCGGCGGTAAAATCGGAATTATCAGTTTTCATTCTTTGGAAGACAGGATTATCAAGCATACGTTTCGAGATCTTGCAAGAGATTGTATATGCCCGCCGGAATTGCCGGTATGCCAGTGTGGGCATAAGGCGACGCTACGGAATGTCAGCAAGGCGATTCGGCCGACCGAGCAGGAGTTAGAGAATAATCCTCGGGCACGGAGTGCGATTTTGCGAGTGGCGGAAAAAGTTTAA
- a CDS encoding D-alanine--D-alanine ligase has protein sequence MKLWDKTKNILVVMGGPSTEAEVSRRTGAAIAQALAEGGYKVTTLEFNPQTFLNNVQKAQPQVVFNALHGKYGEDGAIQNVLEMLGIPYTGSGPLASALTMDKVISKRLFVQSDLPTAPFSIYRQEEEMEMIVADILERFALPVVIKAANQGSTIGVSVIHEASEVACAVQEAFKYDPWIVVEEYLFGDEFTASVLNGEALPVIQIVPHSGVYDYASKYTAGATDYLVPAPIDDRLKDQLQELARQTYRLMNCEGVARVDFMTDDKGNPFILEVNTVPGMTVTSLVPKAANAVGMDFLELCEAILSTAGCKKL, from the coding sequence ATGAAACTGTGGGACAAAACTAAAAATATTTTGGTGGTTATGGGCGGCCCATCTACGGAAGCGGAGGTTTCCCGACGTACAGGTGCTGCGATTGCACAAGCGTTGGCAGAAGGCGGGTACAAAGTAACTACGCTTGAATTTAATCCGCAAACTTTTTTAAATAATGTGCAAAAAGCGCAACCGCAAGTCGTTTTCAATGCGTTACATGGAAAGTACGGGGAAGATGGAGCCATTCAAAACGTTTTGGAAATGCTCGGCATTCCCTACACCGGATCGGGGCCTTTGGCCAGTGCTTTAACAATGGATAAAGTTATCAGTAAACGACTTTTTGTCCAGTCGGATTTGCCGACGGCACCTTTTTCCATTTACCGCCAGGAAGAAGAAATGGAAATGATTGTAGCGGATATTTTGGAACGTTTTGCTTTGCCGGTCGTGATTAAAGCCGCTAATCAAGGTTCAACGATCGGGGTCAGCGTGATTCACGAGGCAAGCGAAGTTGCGTGTGCGGTGCAAGAGGCGTTTAAGTATGATCCGTGGATTGTCGTAGAAGAATATTTGTTTGGCGATGAGTTTACCGCTTCTGTTCTCAACGGAGAAGCGTTACCGGTCATTCAAATCGTACCGCATTCAGGGGTATATGATTATGCATCGAAGTATACGGCGGGGGCGACGGATTATTTAGTACCGGCGCCGATTGACGATCGGCTGAAAGACCAATTACAAGAACTGGCACGACAGACGTATCGGCTGATGAACTGTGAAGGTGTCGCGCGTGTCGATTTTATGACAGATGACAAAGGAAATCCGTTTATTTTGGAAGTGAACACTGTACCCGGTATGACGGTCACCAGCCTAGTGCCGAAGGCGGCTAACGCTGTAGGGATGGACTTTTTGGAGCTTTGCGAAGCCATTTTAAGCACCGCCGGGTGCAAAAAACTGTAA
- the murD gene encoding UDP-N-acetylmuramoyl-L-alanine--D-glutamate ligase, whose product MKYTNAKILVIGAGISGIGAARALAKAGANVILSDVKDLSAEKTAALTALGIECVFGAQKSSLLAGVEQIILSPGIAPTIPLAVAATEAGIPVVSEIEVAYELSQAPIYAITGTNGKTTTTTLLGDMVAAGGLENVVGGNIGKALSEQVSELSSDGIVVAEVSSFQLEMIDRFCPHVAAILNITPDHFERHGDMDSYVQAKARIFENQTTDDVLILNRQDPYCRAFAEKAQSRILWVSTAGKVESGAYVEDNVLYLNPEGTPEVLLSADELLLKGEYNWLNILTAALMAQHAGVPLSVIRGVLRVFKGLPHRVENVAIQEGITYYNDSKATNTDATIKALQSFNQPIVWIAGGYDKGTDLTLLMQSARKCKGIVFLGNSKERFSIAAQKEGITNIELADDLAQAVKKAQKLAQKNNATVVLFSPAASSYDQYHNYQERGRDFCRLVAELEN is encoded by the coding sequence ATGAAGTATACGAACGCAAAAATCTTAGTTATCGGTGCCGGAATCAGCGGCATAGGCGCAGCGCGGGCTCTTGCCAAAGCCGGTGCGAATGTAATCCTTTCGGATGTGAAGGATTTGTCGGCAGAAAAAACGGCAGCATTAACGGCGCTGGGGATTGAATGTGTTTTTGGTGCGCAAAAGTCAAGCCTTTTGGCAGGGGTGGAACAAATTATATTGTCACCGGGGATTGCACCAACAATCCCTTTGGCAGTGGCAGCAACGGAAGCAGGCATTCCGGTCGTTTCTGAAATTGAAGTCGCGTATGAACTCTCACAAGCACCGATCTATGCGATTACCGGTACGAATGGAAAAACGACGACCACTACGTTGTTAGGCGATATGGTTGCGGCCGGCGGACTTGAAAATGTAGTCGGAGGAAACATCGGTAAAGCGCTTTCTGAGCAGGTCAGTGAACTTTCTTCAGATGGTATCGTGGTGGCTGAAGTATCGAGCTTTCAATTGGAAATGATTGATCGTTTTTGTCCTCATGTGGCGGCGATTTTGAATATTACACCGGATCACTTTGAACGTCATGGTGACATGGATTCTTACGTACAGGCGAAAGCACGTATTTTTGAAAACCAGACAACAGATGATGTGTTGATTTTAAATAGGCAGGATCCGTATTGCCGCGCTTTTGCTGAGAAGGCGCAAAGTCGTATTCTTTGGGTTTCTACAGCAGGAAAAGTAGAAAGCGGAGCCTACGTAGAGGACAATGTATTGTATTTAAATCCGGAAGGAACGCCGGAAGTATTGTTGAGTGCCGATGAACTTTTGTTGAAAGGTGAGTATAATTGGTTAAATATTCTTACCGCAGCACTCATGGCGCAGCATGCAGGCGTACCACTCTCCGTAATTCGGGGTGTCTTACGCGTATTTAAAGGCTTACCGCATCGCGTAGAAAATGTAGCTATACAGGAAGGAATCACTTATTATAACGATTCCAAAGCAACAAATACGGATGCTACAATAAAAGCATTGCAAAGTTTTAACCAACCGATTGTGTGGATTGCCGGAGGTTATGATAAAGGAACAGATTTAACGCTTTTGATGCAGTCTGCCCGGAAATGCAAGGGCATCGTTTTCTTAGGGAATAGTAAAGAGCGCTTCTCTATTGCGGCTCAAAAAGAAGGAATTACCAATATTGAACTTGCCGATGACTTAGCGCAGGCGGTCAAAAAAGCGCAGAAGTTAGCACAAAAAAATAATGCGACGGTGGTGCTTTTCTCTCCGGCCGCATCGAGCTATGATCAGTATCATAATTATCAGGAACGTGGGCGTGACTTTTGTCGCTTAGTAGCGGAGTTGGAGAATTAA